The stretch of DNA CCGACCCGCCGGCCGATGACCCCGGGCCGCCGCCGGACAACGGCGTCGTTGCCTCCGCGGAACCCGGAGTTGTAACCACACCCGATGGTTGGGTGCTGACAGTCACGGCCAAGGACGAGACTCAGCTGCCGGTAGCGCCCCTGACCACCGCCGTCTCGTCGCGCGAATACCTCGTCGGCGGCACATTCACCGGGACCGTCACCGGCAAGGGCAAGACCAGCCTCAACGGTGGCACGCTCGAAGCCGGCTACCAGATCGGCTGCGGCATCGAGCTCGGTCAGGTTCGTCTCATCGGTCAGGTCGGCGTCAGCACCTCGGGATCGCGTTTCAGCGGCGGTCTGGTTCCGACGGGCCTCACGTTCCCGATCTCGGGCACGATCGAGATCCACCCGAAGCCGGGTACGGTTTCCACTGTCACCGTGGACAAGAAGGACTACAAGTCCGCGCCGGTCCGCGTGACGCTCAAGGACACCCATATCAAGGTCGACGGCTGCGTCGGTCAGTCCTTCATCCGGTCGTACGCGACGCTGACCAGCTCTACGGCGGACACCGATGACATCGTCGCGTACTACGGCGTTACCAAAGCAGTCTGACGCCGCGGATGGG from Mycobacterium sp. JS623 encodes:
- a CDS encoding MspA family porin, coding for MFNRFAALAACSLIPLSAAPVALADPPADDPGPPPDNGVVASAEPGVVTTPDGWVLTVTAKDETQLPVAPLTTAVSSREYLVGGTFTGTVTGKGKTSLNGGTLEAGYQIGCGIELGQVRLIGQVGVSTSGSRFSGGLVPTGLTFPISGTIEIHPKPGTVSTVTVDKKDYKSAPVRVTLKDTHIKVDGCVGQSFIRSYATLTSSTADTDDIVAYYGVTKAV